Proteins found in one Campylobacter canadensis genomic segment:
- a CDS encoding NAD(P)H-dependent oxidoreductase, which produces MKNILLLNGAKEFGNSKAKLNLTLHECALHTLKDLNLNVEQTHIDKAYDISEEINKFLKADAVIYQMPAWWMGEPWIVKKYIDEVFTAGHGKFYANDGRSYENPTKNYGKGGLLQGKKYMFSLTWNAPIEAFNDKNEFFEGKGVDMVYWHLHKAHEFIGMKALPTFICNDVVKNPQIKNYLQAYTNHLRKFFA; this is translated from the coding sequence ATGAAAAATATACTCTTGCTTAATGGCGCTAAAGAATTTGGAAATTCTAAAGCAAAACTCAACTTAACCTTGCACGAATGCGCCTTACATACCTTAAAAGATTTAAATTTAAATGTAGAGCAAACACACATAGATAAAGCTTATGATATAAGCGAAGAAATAAATAAATTTTTAAAAGCTGATGCTGTGATTTATCAAATGCCAGCTTGGTGGATGGGCGAGCCTTGGATAGTTAAAAAATACATTGATGAAGTATTTACCGCAGGACATGGAAAATTTTATGCAAACGACGGCAGAAGTTATGAAAATCCAACAAAAAATTATGGAAAAGGTGGGCTTTTGCAAGGTAAAAAATATATGTTTTCTCTTACTTGGAATGCACCTATTGAGGCCTTTAATGATAAAAATGAATTTTTTGAAGGAAAGGGTGTGGATATGGTGTATTGGCATTTGCATAAGGCTCATGAATTTATAGGTATGAAAGCTTTGCCAACTTTTATATGTAATGATGTGGTAAAAAATCCACAAATAAAAAACTATCTTCAAGCCTATACCAATCATTTAAGAAAATTTTTTGCATAA
- the infC gene encoding translation initiation factor IF-3: MSKEKEVLLNEEIDFAQVRCVGDDGKVYGIISSDEANAIASDLGLDLVLIAKDAKPPVCKIMDYGKFCYQQEKKQKDAKKKQKVIEIKEIKLSVKIAQNDINYKVKHAVEFLKAGKHVRFRVFLKGREMNAPEAASELLLKIYEGISDIANKDKEPNFEGRYVNMLVTPKKA; this comes from the coding sequence TTGAGCAAGGAAAAAGAAGTTTTATTAAACGAAGAAATTGATTTTGCACAAGTAAGATGTGTAGGTGATGATGGTAAGGTTTATGGGATAATTAGCAGTGATGAAGCAAATGCTATTGCTAGTGATTTAGGCTTAGATTTAGTTCTTATTGCAAAAGATGCAAAACCGCCAGTATGTAAAATTATGGATTATGGTAAGTTTTGCTATCAGCAAGAAAAAAAGCAAAAAGATGCCAAGAAAAAACAAAAAGTAATTGAAATTAAAGAAATAAAACTATCTGTTAAAATTGCACAAAATGATATTAATTACAAAGTTAAACACGCAGTGGAATTTTTAAAAGCAGGAAAACATGTTAGATTTAGAGTGTTTTTAAAAGGTCGTGAAATGAATGCACCTGAAGCTGCAAGTGAGTTGCTTTTAAAAATATACGAAGGTATAAGTGATATTGCAAATAAAGATAAAGAACCAAATTTTGAAGGTCGTTATGTAAATATGCTTGTAACACCTAAAAAGGCTTAA
- a CDS encoding peptidylprolyl isomerase, translated as MIKVYDNLADLENINEAHIDTSKGIMKIKLFKDSPQATLNFAHLAQSGFYDNLTFHRVISNFVVQGGCPYGTGTGGPGWKIKCECENQEHKHILGTLSMAHAGPNTGGSQFFICLSEQEHLNGVHTIFGQIEDEESLKVLKSIRQNDTINTIKIL; from the coding sequence ATGATAAAAGTATATGATAATTTAGCTGATTTAGAAAATATAAATGAAGCACATATTGATACTAGCAAAGGTATTATGAAAATAAAGCTATTTAAAGATAGCCCACAAGCAACACTAAATTTTGCCCACTTAGCACAAAGCGGATTTTATGATAATTTAACTTTTCATAGGGTTATTTCAAATTTTGTTGTTCAAGGCGGTTGTCCTTATGGAACTGGCACTGGTGGTCCTGGTTGGAAGATAAAGTGCGAATGCGAAAATCAAGAACATAAACACATACTAGGAACTCTTTCAATGGCACATGCTGGTCCTAATACTGGTGGTTCTCAATTTTTTATTTGTCTAAGCGAACAAGAGCATTTAAACGGAGTTCATACTATTTTTGGACAAATTGAAGATGAAGAAAGTTTAAAAGTTTTAAAAAGCATTAGGCAAAACGATACAATAAATACTATTAAAATTCTTTAA
- the hsdR gene encoding EcoAI/FtnUII family type I restriction enzme subunit R yields MNFSEQDTRVKIIDEKLKLALWNEENIIREYYFNAGKKLIGGKRGQRKFVDYLLKFQNKHLAIIEAKKLSKDPLDGLSQAQEYAKNLDVRFVYCTNGEKIYEYDMQNARGEYLDNFASPQVLFERVFGNLKECQYKLLTQKDLFIPQKELRYYQKIAVERVIKALIEQKDRILLTLATGTGKTTIAFALCYRLLEARWNKNNKDKKPRILFLSDRVSLRDQALGEFNYIEQDCKKIDTKELKKSLTLPSANVYFGIYQSLSAESDINDEENKFYLLFPKDFFDLVIIDECHRGGANEEGSWKEVLEHFSCATHLGLTATPKQKDNVDTYKYFGESVYEYSLKDGIEDGFLTPYKVKLVTTSLSGGYTYNPNDIIEGKLEKGHFDIKEFERNISIPQYNEFIAKELLKLINPMDKTIIFCVNQAHASEIKRAIDKHKSIKHNDYCVRVTSDEGIIGLNYLKSFQDNDKAFPVILTSSKMLTTGVDARNVRNIVLLANIGSMIEFKQIIGRGTRVYEGKDFFTIIDFVGATKLFYDPKWDGQRILEDNEDNKEQKEEESKKENNKNENESKIKKKEKITVHIKGTKLAIYDIKTSYIGENDKPLDAKEFLEFLFGKLAKYYQNEAKLREIWSDLNTRKEFLKKLENDGISKDSLQDLALMFEKDCDLYDVLAHLSFNVELKTRKERVQIVKNSSFLKSFHNEKALKLMNFLLDKYENVGIEEFEKGLKPLIELSSLGNIKELSIEFGGINELMQSFATLQRELYAG; encoded by the coding sequence ATGAATTTTTCAGAGCAGGATACAAGGGTTAAAATTATAGATGAGAAATTAAAATTAGCTTTATGGAATGAAGAAAACATAATAAGAGAATACTATTTTAACGCAGGAAAAAAACTCATAGGCGGCAAAAGAGGGCAAAGAAAATTTGTTGATTATTTACTTAAATTTCAAAACAAACACCTAGCTATCATTGAAGCAAAGAAATTAAGCAAAGACCCGCTTGATGGACTTTCTCAAGCACAAGAATATGCAAAAAATTTAGATGTGCGTTTTGTGTATTGCACAAATGGAGAAAAGATTTATGAATACGATATGCAAAATGCAAGGGGCGAGTATTTAGATAATTTTGCTAGTCCGCAAGTTTTATTTGAGCGTGTTTTTGGGAATTTAAAAGAATGCCAATACAAGCTTCTTACACAAAAAGACTTATTTATCCCGCAAAAAGAATTAAGATATTATCAAAAAATAGCCGTTGAAAGAGTGATAAAGGCTTTGATTGAGCAAAAAGATAGAATTTTGCTAACTCTTGCTACTGGCACAGGAAAAACTACGATTGCTTTTGCTTTGTGTTATCGTTTGCTTGAAGCTAGATGGAATAAAAATAATAAAGATAAAAAACCAAGAATTTTATTTTTAAGCGATAGAGTAAGCTTAAGAGACCAAGCTTTAGGCGAGTTTAATTATATTGAGCAAGATTGTAAAAAGATTGATACAAAAGAGCTTAAAAAATCACTCACTCTTCCATCTGCAAATGTGTATTTTGGGATTTATCAAAGTTTAAGTGCTGAAAGTGATATAAACGATGAAGAAAATAAATTTTATTTGCTTTTTCCAAAAGACTTTTTTGACCTTGTGATTATTGATGAATGCCATAGAGGTGGGGCAAATGAAGAAGGTAGTTGGAAGGAAGTTTTAGAGCATTTTTCTTGTGCTACGCATTTAGGACTTACTGCAACGCCTAAGCAAAAAGATAATGTAGATACTTATAAATATTTTGGCGAAAGTGTTTATGAATACAGTCTTAAAGATGGGATTGAAGATGGTTTTTTAACCCCTTATAAAGTAAAATTAGTCACTACAAGTTTAAGCGGTGGTTATACTTATAATCCTAATGACATCATTGAAGGAAAGCTTGAAAAAGGGCATTTTGATATAAAAGAATTTGAAAGAAATATAAGCATTCCACAATACAATGAATTTATTGCAAAAGAACTTTTAAAGCTTATAAATCCTATGGATAAAACGATTATTTTTTGTGTTAATCAAGCTCATGCGAGTGAGATAAAAAGGGCTATTGACAAGCATAAAAGCATAAAGCATAATGATTATTGTGTGCGTGTTACAAGCGATGAAGGAATAATCGGGCTAAACTACTTAAAAAGTTTTCAAGATAACGATAAAGCCTTTCCAGTAATTTTAACTAGTTCAAAAATGCTAACAACAGGCGTTGATGCAAGAAATGTAAGAAATATCGTGCTTTTAGCAAATATTGGCTCTATGATAGAGTTTAAGCAAATTATCGGGCGTGGAACTAGGGTGTATGAAGGTAAAGACTTTTTTACTATTATAGATTTTGTAGGAGCGACAAAGCTTTTTTATGACCCAAAATGGGACGGACAAAGAATACTAGAAGATAACGAAGATAACAAAGAGCAAAAAGAAGAAGAAAGTAAAAAAGAAAATAACAAAAATGAAAATGAAAGCAAAATAAAGAAAAAAGAAAAAATTACTGTGCATATTAAAGGTACAAAACTTGCGATTTATGATATAAAAACAAGTTATATCGGAGAAAACGATAAACCTTTAGACGCTAAAGAGTTTTTGGAATTTCTTTTTGGAAAATTAGCAAAATATTATCAAAATGAAGCAAAATTGCGTGAGATTTGGAGTGATTTAAATACTAGAAAAGAGTTTTTAAAAAAGCTAGAAAATGATGGAATTTCAAAGGATAGTTTGCAGGATTTGGCATTGATGTTTGAAAAGGATTGCGATTTGTATGATGTTTTAGCGCATTTAAGCTTTAATGTTGAGCTAAAAACAAGAAAAGAGCGTGTGCAAATCGTAAAAAATAGTTCTTTTTTAAAATCCTTTCACAATGAAAAAGCCTTAAAACTTATGAACTTTTTATTAGATAAATACGAAAATGTAGGCATTGAAGAATTTGAAAAAGGTTTAAAACCATTAATTGAATTAAGTTCTTTAGGAAATATAAAAGAACTTAGTATTGAATTTGGCGGAATAAATGAACTTATGCAAAGTTTTGCTACTTTACAAAGAGAGCTTTACGCGGGATAA
- a CDS encoding CatA-like O-acetyltransferase, with translation MYKEISLNDYEKDKLKHYTNAALSRFEVSQSFKINKMKNSHFIYSLSKAVNDTQELKRAVFNNKTIQFHKLNPAYVLLKNNEICNTFTEFDYDLDIFLNNYQKDYELFLKKDLSFYIKQAKQNCFYISSFKSYFNSFSLHLKNGYEFYTPIFTTYKKDNELIIYANFHHAFFDLFKAKIFFEKLESELIKIF, from the coding sequence ATGTATAAAGAAATAAGCTTAAATGATTATGAAAAAGATAAATTAAAACACTATACAAATGCGGCTTTAAGTAGGTTTGAAGTAAGCCAGAGTTTTAAAATAAATAAAATGAAAAATTCTCATTTTATTTATTCTTTAAGCAAGGCTGTAAATGATACGCAAGAGTTAAAAAGAGCCGTATTTAACAACAAAACAATACAATTTCATAAACTTAATCCCGCTTATGTTTTGCTTAAAAACAATGAAATTTGCAATACTTTTACGGAATTTGATTATGATTTAGATATTTTTTTAAACAATTATCAAAAAGATTATGAATTGTTTTTAAAAAAAGATTTATCTTTTTATATAAAACAGGCTAAGCAAAATTGCTTTTACATATCAAGTTTTAAATCTTATTTTAATTCTTTTTCTTTGCACTTAAAAAATGGCTATGAATTTTATACTCCTATTTTTACAACTTATAAAAAAGATAATGAATTAATAATTTACGCTAATTTTCATCACGCTTTTTTTGATTTATTTAAGGCGAAAATATTCTTTGAAAAATTAGAATCCGAACTCATAAAAATATTTTAA
- a CDS encoding YebC/PmpR family DNA-binding transcriptional regulator gives MGRAFEYRRAAKEARWDKMSKVFPKLAKAIEVAAKEGGCDPLMNAKLRSAIATAKAQNMPKDNIDAAIKRAAGKDGNDIKSLHYEAKANYGVQIIVEVATDNTNRTAANIKAIFNKNGATPLVNGSLDFIFSRKSVFVCKNNNLDTDELELFLIDFGLEELSIEEDNTIRIIGAYDSFKELNEGIEKQGLELVSGRLEYVANNPIELSEEQILELEKLLDKLEDDDDVQAVYTNIE, from the coding sequence ATGGGAAGAGCGTTTGAATATCGCCGTGCAGCAAAAGAAGCACGCTGGGATAAAATGAGTAAGGTATTTCCAAAATTAGCAAAGGCAATTGAGGTTGCAGCAAAAGAAGGTGGTTGCGACCCACTTATGAATGCAAAATTACGCAGTGCAATAGCAACGGCAAAAGCACAAAATATGCCTAAAGACAATATTGATGCAGCAATTAAAAGAGCAGCTGGAAAAGATGGTAATGATATTAAAAGTTTGCATTACGAAGCCAAAGCAAATTATGGTGTGCAAATTATAGTTGAAGTTGCAACTGATAATACAAATAGAACTGCAGCTAATATTAAAGCAATCTTTAATAAAAACGGGGCAACTCCACTTGTAAATGGTAGCTTAGACTTTATTTTTTCAAGAAAAAGTGTTTTTGTTTGCAAAAATAATAACTTAGATACCGATGAATTAGAATTATTCTTAATTGATTTTGGCTTAGAAGAATTAAGCATTGAAGAAGATAATACAATAAGAATAATAGGTGCATACGATAGCTTTAAAGAATTAAACGAAGGCATTGAAAAACAAGGTTTAGAGTTAGTTAGTGGTAGGTTAGAATATGTGGCAAATAACCCTATTGAATTAAGTGAAGAACAAATTTTAGAACTTGAAAAACTACTTGATAAACTTGAAGATGATGATGATGTTCAAGCAGTTTATACAAATATAGAATAA
- a CDS encoding EcoRI family type II restriction endonuclease, whose product MGGVSNFIEGNYYFEIKKQIEISFMIENIRLSKIRAEFDSNFFENKIKPDGGVLFLRKKDDEKFKKVLLITEAKRQGTNDVRAKQGKNKQATGNAIERLGKNLTGIKAMLNHEKITPFVCFGWGCDFASDEKTVLAKLNVLNEFYYLNKTYIFKADGDSDHNYFSPVSMYFREEKWEVNEMFEIMKEIAETSLRYYIF is encoded by the coding sequence ATGGGGGGGGTAAGTAATTTTATAGAAGGAAATTACTATTTTGAAATTAAAAAACAAATAGAAATTTCTTTTATGATTGAAAATATAAGATTAAGTAAAATTAGAGCTGAATTTGATAGTAATTTTTTTGAAAATAAAATTAAACCAGATGGTGGAGTTTTATTTTTAAGAAAAAAAGATGATGAAAAATTTAAAAAGGTATTGCTAATAACAGAAGCTAAGCGACAAGGTACAAATGATGTTCGTGCAAAGCAAGGTAAAAATAAGCAAGCAACAGGTAACGCCATAGAAAGGCTTGGAAAAAATTTAACCGGAATAAAAGCTATGTTAAATCACGAGAAAATAACACCTTTTGTTTGTTTTGGCTGGGGTTGTGATTTTGCTAGTGATGAAAAAACGGTTTTAGCTAAATTAAATGTTTTAAATGAGTTTTATTATCTTAATAAAACCTATATTTTTAAAGCTGATGGAGATAGCGACCATAATTATTTTTCCCCTGTTAGTATGTATTTTAGAGAAGAGAAGTGGGAAGTTAATGAAATGTTTGAAATAATGAAAGAAATTGCAGAAACTTCTTTAAGATATTATATTTTTTAA
- a CDS encoding NAD(P)H-dependent oxidoreductase, whose product MKILTILSHPNLENSRVNKALKQAVENKNIVFNNLYEKYKDFNIDVKAEQELLLQYEKIIFQFPIYWYSCPPLLKKYFDDVFAYGFAYGSKTKALSKKDFAFCISFGDAKESFLENGKIAFSVDEILTPFKALCKFTDANYKGYFAVFKATHGLDDKELNNNCEDYKVFINNFIK is encoded by the coding sequence ATGAAAATTTTAACTATTTTATCACACCCAAATTTAGAAAATTCTCGTGTAAATAAAGCTTTAAAACAGGCAGTTGAAAATAAAAATATTGTATTTAATAATCTTTATGAAAAATACAAAGACTTTAATATTGATGTTAAAGCAGAGCAAGAACTTTTATTGCAATATGAAAAAATTATCTTTCAATTTCCAATTTATTGGTATTCTTGCCCACCTTTGCTTAAAAAATATTTTGATGATGTTTTTGCTTACGGCTTTGCTTACGGCTCTAAAACAAAGGCTTTAAGTAAAAAAGATTTTGCTTTTTGCATTAGTTTTGGCGATGCTAAAGAATCTTTTTTAGAAAATGGCAAAATTGCTTTTAGCGTAGATGAAATCTTAACCCCATTTAAGGCTTTGTGCAAATTTACAGATGCAAATTATAAAGGTTATTTTGCAGTATTTAAAGCAACGCATGGCTTAGATGACAAAGAATTAAATAATAATTGCGAAGATTATAAAGTGTTTATAAATAATTTTATAAAATAA
- a CDS encoding lipocalin family protein, producing the protein MLELIGELSLQNYMGEWLEMARKPAFFQKSCLNSKAKYELKYKNGVAYVEIENFCSKENEISSIKGKAKIVSNRQLAVRFNIFMNLFNKVNYEIIFIDSEYKVAIVGSPDKKYLWILARNIIDEKSIKELLNIAKQRGFSVSDVIFDRY; encoded by the coding sequence ATGCTTGAATTAATTGGAGAACTTTCTTTACAAAATTATATGGGAGAATGGCTTGAAATGGCTAGAAAACCTGCTTTTTTTCAAAAATCTTGCCTAAATTCAAAGGCAAAATACGAGCTTAAATATAAAAATGGTGTTGCTTATGTAGAAATTGAAAATTTTTGCAGTAAAGAAAATGAAATTTCAAGCATAAAAGGTAAGGCAAAAATCGTTTCAAATAGACAATTAGCAGTAAGATTTAATATCTTTATGAACCTTTTTAATAAAGTAAATTATGAAATCATTTTTATTGATAGCGAGTATAAAGTTGCCATTGTGGGTAGCCCTGATAAAAAATACCTTTGGATTTTAGCAAGAAATATAATAGATGAAAAAAGTATAAAAGAGCTTTTAAACATCGCTAAGCAAAGGGGATTTAGCGTTAGCGATGTGATTTTTGATAGGTATTAA
- a CDS encoding aldo/keto reductase produces MKTISLNDANKMPILGYGVFQIEAKQTQKCVEDALSVGYRLIDTAAIYENEEGVGAAIKASNIKRNELFITTKLWINNTNKENTKKAFMQSLEKLKLDYIDLYLIHQPFNDIYAAWEVMCKLKDEGLIKSIGVSNFYSDKIIDFCFHNNIKPAINQIECHPFLPRTEEKEIMNNLGIAMQSWASFAEGQNQIFENELLKNIAKNTIKV; encoded by the coding sequence ATGAAAACAATTAGTTTAAACGATGCAAACAAAATGCCAATTTTAGGTTATGGGGTATTTCAAATTGAAGCAAAGCAAACTCAAAAATGTGTTGAAGATGCCTTAAGTGTTGGTTATCGCTTAATAGATACTGCTGCTATATATGAAAATGAAGAAGGTGTAGGAGCTGCAATTAAGGCAAGTAATATAAAAAGAAATGAATTATTTATCACAACAAAACTTTGGATAAATAACACAAATAAGGAAAATACAAAAAAAGCCTTTATGCAGTCATTAGAAAAATTAAAATTAGATTATATTGATTTATATCTTATTCATCAACCATTTAATGATATATATGCTGCTTGGGAAGTAATGTGTAAATTAAAAGACGAAGGTCTTATTAAATCAATTGGTGTGAGTAATTTTTACTCTGATAAAATTATTGACTTTTGTTTTCACAATAATATAAAACCAGCAATAAATCAAATAGAATGCCATCCATTTTTACCAAGGACTGAAGAAAAAGAAATAATGAATAATTTAGGAATTGCTATGCAATCTTGGGCTTCTTTTGCAGAAGGACAAAATCAAATATTTGAAAATGAGCTTTTAAAAAATATAGCTAAAAATACAATAAAAGTGTAG
- a CDS encoding NAD(P)-dependent alcohol dehydrogenase → MQYKILENNRIASKGYAMLSKDAKFTAFEFSRHAIGDNDILIKILYAGICHSDIHTARSEWGEATYPCVPGHEIAGEVIAVGKNVSKFKVGDYAGVGCMVNSCGECDTCKRSQEQFCENGKTIFTYNSCDVFHGNENTYGGYSNNIVVSEKFAICVPKNAPMHKVAPLLCAGITTYSPLKFSKIKEGSSVAIAGFGGLGMMAVKYAIKMGAKVSVFARNENKKADALAMGVSSFYTSCDKNAVKERFDLIISTIPTPYNPAIYLDLLKFGGEMAIVGLPPVEDKVNIGINELVHKAGKKIYGSLIGGIAETQEMLDFSLKHEIYPETELITPQEIDKAYENLTSGKAKFRYVIDMTKE, encoded by the coding sequence ATGCAATACAAAATTTTAGAAAACAATCGCATTGCAAGTAAAGGCTATGCAATGCTTAGCAAGGATGCGAAATTCACAGCCTTTGAATTTAGCCGCCACGCTATTGGCGATAATGATATTTTGATTAAAATCCTATATGCAGGTATTTGTCATAGCGATATTCACACCGCAAGAAGCGAGTGGGGAGAAGCTACTTATCCTTGCGTACCTGGGCATGAGATAGCAGGAGAAGTTATCGCTGTGGGTAAGAATGTAAGTAAATTTAAAGTAGGAGATTACGCAGGGGTTGGTTGTATGGTAAATTCATGCGGTGAATGCGATACTTGCAAACGCTCACAAGAGCAATTTTGCGAAAATGGCAAAACCATCTTTACTTACAATAGTTGCGATGTATTTCACGGCAATGAAAACACTTATGGAGGCTATTCAAACAACATAGTTGTAAGTGAAAAATTTGCCATTTGTGTGCCAAAAAATGCACCTATGCATAAGGTTGCGCCTTTGCTTTGTGCAGGAATTACTACCTACTCGCCTTTAAAATTTTCTAAAATAAAAGAAGGCTCAAGCGTTGCTATAGCAGGATTTGGCGGACTTGGTATGATGGCTGTAAAATACGCTATTAAAATGGGTGCAAAGGTTAGCGTTTTTGCTAGAAATGAAAACAAAAAAGCCGACGCTTTAGCAATGGGTGTAAGCTCATTTTACACAAGCTGCGATAAAAACGCCGTAAAAGAACGCTTTGATTTAATCATCTCAACCATTCCAACGCCTTATAATCCTGCTATTTATTTGGATTTGCTTAAATTTGGTGGCGAAATGGCTATAGTTGGCTTACCGCCTGTGGAAGATAAGGTAAATATAGGCATAAACGAGCTTGTACATAAGGCAGGTAAGAAGATTTATGGCTCGCTAATTGGCGGTATTGCTGAAACTCAAGAAATGCTTGATTTTTCTTTAAAACACGAAATTTATCCAGAAACCGAGCTTATTACCCCGCAAGAAATTGATAAAGCTTATGAAAATCTAACCTCAGGAAAGGCTAAATTTCGCTATGTTATTGATATGACAAAGGAATAA
- a CDS encoding DNA adenine methylase, translating into MKENSLYLKEQIITYLGNKRSLLDFLNQGFLIAKEQLKKEKLSFCDIFSGSGIVSRFAKAHSNYILANDLEDYSRIINECYLSNLNDDLEKNIKYYYERLLKNLELKEGFLAKLYAPKDDLNIKANERVFYTYKNACYLDSVRAKIENEIPQELKHFFIAPLIYEASVHSNTSGVFKGFYKGKDGIGKFGGEAQNALKRIKGEIKLKMPIFSNFSCKFNVMQKDANILAKELDFFDLVYLDPPYNQHPYSSNYFMLNLVANYEKPEEISKVSGIPRDWNRSAFNKPKLAEDALFELIYNLKAKIILLSYNCEGFVKKENFLKRLNTLGKCEILEQKYNTFKASRNLKNRNIHIHEQLYILVKN; encoded by the coding sequence ATGAAAGAAAATTCGCTTTATTTAAAAGAACAGATTATAACTTATTTAGGCAATAAGCGTTCTTTGCTTGATTTTTTAAATCAAGGCTTTTTGATTGCAAAAGAACAATTAAAAAAAGAAAAACTTTCTTTTTGTGATATTTTTAGTGGCTCTGGTATTGTAAGTCGCTTTGCAAAAGCACACTCAAATTATATTCTAGCAAATGATTTAGAAGATTATTCAAGAATAATAAATGAGTGTTATTTGAGTAATTTAAATGATGATTTAGAAAAAAATATTAAATATTATTATGAAAGATTACTAAAGAATTTGGAATTAAAAGAAGGTTTTTTAGCTAAGCTTTATGCCCCGAAAGATGATTTAAATATAAAAGCAAATGAAAGGGTTTTTTATACATACAAAAACGCTTGTTATTTAGATAGTGTTAGAGCAAAAATTGAAAATGAAATTCCGCAAGAATTAAAGCATTTTTTTATAGCACCTTTAATTTATGAAGCTAGTGTGCATTCAAATACTAGCGGAGTTTTTAAAGGTTTTTACAAAGGTAAAGATGGCATTGGAAAATTTGGAGGAGAAGCGCAAAATGCACTAAAACGCATTAAAGGAGAAATTAAGCTTAAAATGCCTATTTTTTCTAATTTCTCTTGTAAATTTAATGTAATGCAAAAAGATGCAAATATACTTGCAAAAGAGCTTGATTTTTTTGATTTAGTTTATCTTGACCCGCCTTATAATCAACATCCATATAGTTCAAATTATTTTATGCTAAATCTAGTTGCAAACTATGAAAAACCTGAAGAAATTTCTAAAGTGAGTGGCATCCCAAGAGATTGGAACCGCAGCGCTTTTAATAAGCCAAAATTAGCAGAAGATGCTTTATTTGAACTTATTTATAACCTAAAAGCTAAGATTATATTACTTTCATATAATTGCGAAGGTTTTGTGAAAAAAGAAAATTTTTTAAAGCGTTTAAATACGCTTGGTAAATGTGAAATCTTAGAGCAAAAATACAATACCTTTAAAGCTTCTCGCAATCTTAAAAATCGTAATATACATATTCACGAGCAGCTTTATATTTTAGTTAAAAATTAA